One genomic window of Arthrobacter caoxuetaonis includes the following:
- the lgt gene encoding prolipoprotein diacylglyceryl transferase, which produces MSTSLAVPAAIPSPPADFSSFSLGPLTIHAYALCILAGIILALWMTSVRWKKRGLPQDSVFDIAIWAIPFGIIGGRLYHVVSSPDAYFGPDGDLALIPQIWRGGLGIWGAIALGAVGAWIGCRRAGIKLSTFADVAAPGVLLAQAVGRWGNWFNQELFGGPTDLPWGLEIDPNNTNFPDGTAPGTLFHPTFLYESLWNLAGVAVLLLLDKRFRLRGGRLFWLYAAIYTAGRVWIEMLRIDDAEMITLFGTTQRLNVWTSAAMLLLSIGMFIFLSVRARKTPETSLYLEGGPVPAGETAGQSNNSPVDNKNETESGNVKSASRTREARANVAETKNEASKKPSRSDHSDPAT; this is translated from the coding sequence ATGTCCACGTCCCTGGCGGTTCCGGCCGCGATTCCCAGCCCCCCGGCTGACTTCAGCAGTTTCTCGCTGGGGCCGCTGACCATCCACGCCTACGCGCTGTGCATCCTCGCCGGTATCATCCTGGCGTTGTGGATGACCTCGGTGCGCTGGAAGAAGCGCGGGCTCCCGCAGGACTCCGTCTTTGACATCGCCATCTGGGCGATTCCCTTCGGGATCATCGGCGGGCGCCTTTACCACGTGGTGTCTTCTCCGGACGCGTACTTCGGGCCCGACGGGGACCTGGCCCTGATCCCGCAGATCTGGCGCGGCGGGCTGGGTATCTGGGGTGCCATCGCCCTCGGTGCCGTGGGTGCATGGATCGGCTGCCGCAGGGCCGGCATCAAACTCTCCACCTTCGCCGACGTGGCCGCTCCGGGAGTGCTGCTGGCCCAGGCCGTGGGCCGCTGGGGAAACTGGTTCAACCAGGAGCTCTTCGGCGGACCGACGGACCTTCCCTGGGGCCTGGAAATCGACCCGAACAACACCAACTTCCCCGACGGCACGGCGCCGGGCACCCTCTTCCACCCCACGTTCCTCTATGAGTCCCTGTGGAACCTGGCGGGCGTGGCGGTGCTGCTGCTGCTGGATAAGCGCTTCCGGCTGCGCGGCGGGCGCCTCTTCTGGCTCTATGCCGCCATTTACACCGCCGGACGGGTATGGATCGAAATGCTCCGGATCGACGACGCCGAGATGATCACCCTGTTTGGCACCACGCAGCGCCTGAATGTGTGGACGAGCGCCGCCATGCTGCTGCTCTCCATCGGGATGTTCATCTTCCTGTCGGTGCGTGCCCGGAAGACACCGGAAACGTCGCTGTACCTGGAGGGCGGACCCGTCCCTGCCGGTGAAACCGCTGGCCAGAGTAACAATTCACCGGTTGATAACAAGAATGAAACAGAATCCGGGAATGTGAAATCTGCGTCACGAACGCGTGAGGCGCGTGCTAATGTCGCAGAGACAAAAAACGAGGCTTCTAAAAAGCCTTCCCGGTCCGATCATTCGGACCCAGCCACGTAG
- a CDS encoding anthranilate synthase component I → MQDLGVISPSLEEFRAVAADRRVVPVRLKVLADAHTPIGIYRKLTGGEPGTFLMESAATGGVWSRYSFIGARSRATLTTREGEACWLGKPPAGVPLDGNPVEAMAATLQLLATDRFDGLPPFTSGLVGFVGWESVRHWEKLPSPPVDDLDLPEIAMNLVSDMAIHDNSDGTVLLVANAINFDGSDERVDDAWHDAVARLHSMLDKLAAQAPQAVTVLRGGSVDVSTLTAGVKESWPKPDYLRAVERGKEAIVDGDVFQVVISRRFEMECRAEALDVYRVLRNTNPSPYMYLFNFEDCSGNPFAVVGSSPEALVTVTGSEVITHPIAGSRPRGKTQELDRVLSEELLADEKERAEHLMLVDLARNDLSKVCLPGSVDVTQFMEVERFSHIMHLVSTVVGELAPDRTPYDVLSATFPAGTLSGAPKPRALSLLDELEPHRRGIYGGVVGYLDFAGDMDMAIAIRSALLREGKAYVQAGGGIVADSDLEAEAQETVNKAAAPLRAALIADGLEPVTPAVGARIFNSQETSK, encoded by the coding sequence ATGCAGGATCTAGGTGTTATCTCTCCCTCCCTGGAGGAATTCCGTGCTGTCGCCGCGGACCGCCGGGTTGTCCCGGTCCGGCTGAAGGTCCTGGCCGACGCCCACACTCCCATCGGCATCTACCGCAAGCTCACCGGCGGGGAACCAGGCACCTTCCTCATGGAGTCGGCCGCGACCGGAGGAGTGTGGTCCCGGTACTCCTTCATTGGCGCCCGTTCCCGTGCCACGCTGACCACGCGGGAGGGGGAGGCCTGCTGGCTCGGCAAGCCGCCGGCAGGTGTTCCCCTGGACGGCAACCCGGTCGAGGCCATGGCCGCAACGCTGCAGCTGCTGGCCACCGACCGCTTCGACGGACTGCCGCCGTTCACCTCCGGCCTGGTCGGATTTGTCGGGTGGGAGTCGGTGCGGCACTGGGAAAAGCTCCCGTCGCCCCCGGTCGACGACCTGGACCTGCCCGAGATTGCCATGAACCTTGTCTCGGACATGGCCATCCACGACAACTCCGACGGCACGGTGCTCCTGGTGGCCAACGCCATCAACTTCGACGGCTCCGATGAACGCGTGGATGACGCCTGGCACGACGCTGTGGCCCGGCTGCACAGCATGCTGGACAAGCTGGCGGCCCAGGCACCCCAGGCCGTCACCGTGCTCCGCGGCGGCTCCGTGGACGTTTCCACCCTGACCGCCGGCGTGAAGGAAAGCTGGCCCAAGCCGGATTACCTGCGTGCCGTGGAACGCGGCAAGGAAGCAATTGTCGACGGCGACGTCTTCCAGGTGGTCATCTCCCGCCGCTTCGAAATGGAATGCCGGGCCGAGGCCCTGGATGTCTACCGGGTGCTGCGCAACACCAACCCGAGCCCCTACATGTACCTGTTCAACTTCGAGGACTGCAGCGGCAACCCGTTCGCCGTCGTCGGCTCCTCCCCGGAAGCGCTGGTTACGGTAACCGGAAGCGAAGTCATCACGCATCCGATTGCCGGCTCGCGTCCCCGCGGCAAGACGCAGGAACTGGACCGGGTGCTGTCCGAGGAACTCCTGGCGGATGAGAAGGAACGGGCCGAACACCTGATGCTGGTGGACCTGGCCCGCAACGACCTCTCCAAGGTGTGCCTGCCCGGCAGCGTGGATGTCACCCAGTTCATGGAAGTCGAGCGTTTCAGCCACATCATGCACCTCGTCTCGACGGTGGTGGGGGAACTGGCCCCGGACAGGACGCCGTATGACGTGCTGTCCGCGACGTTCCCGGCCGGGACACTCTCCGGCGCGCCCAAGCCGCGTGCCCTGAGCCTGCTCGACGAACTGGAACCGCACCGCCGCGGCATCTACGGCGGCGTCGTGGGCTACCTCGACTTCGCCGGGGACATGGACATGGCCATCGCCATCCGCTCTGCCCTGCTGCGTGAGGGCAAGGCCTACGTTCAGGCCGGCGGCGGGATCGTCGCCGATTCGGACCTGGAGGCTGAAGCGCAGGAAACAGTGAACAAGGCCGCGGCGCCGCTGCGAGCGGCGCTGATTGCCGACGGACTGGAACCGGTCACGCCCGCCGTGGGCGCGAGGATCTTCAACAGTCAGGAAACGAGCAAGTGA
- a CDS encoding HGxxPAAW family protein, protein MSTNAIDQQDTKPENAAEVHASIHDETIGHGNTPAAWTCVLIMIAGALVSSIGFVIASMLVFIAGLVVVALGLVVGWIMRKAGYGVGGSKLKNNGH, encoded by the coding sequence ATGAGCACAAACGCCATTGACCAGCAGGACACCAAGCCCGAGAACGCTGCCGAGGTCCACGCCAGCATCCACGACGAGACCATTGGACACGGCAACACCCCGGCAGCCTGGACCTGCGTGCTGATCATGATTGCAGGTGCCCTGGTTTCCAGCATCGGCTTCGTGATCGCCAGCATGCTGGTCTTCATCGCCGGCCTCGTCGTGGTGGCCCTCGGCCTGGTCGTCGGCTGGATCATGCGCAAAGCCGGCTACGGCGTCGGCGGTTCAAAGCTGAAGAACAACGGTCACTAA
- a CDS encoding Trp biosynthesis-associated membrane protein yields the protein MSSETAAARWRRKSTVVLVTVLLAAAAFGTTTRTWLDVVLPQAAVETPNIAVAGSEAATAVTAFAVVAVAAALAASIAGKIARWVISGVLVVAGFGVAYASAAVIQDPQQGAAGAVGKAVGVSGAAGADVTLTVMPYLAVAAGGLIVLAGIWLAIASRSWAASRKYAAQPATGAASKGESTQPPIDEIDSWDRLTKGEDPTNYR from the coding sequence GTGAGTTCAGAAACGGCAGCGGCGCGCTGGCGGCGCAAGTCCACCGTCGTACTGGTGACCGTGCTGCTGGCAGCAGCCGCGTTCGGCACCACCACACGGACCTGGCTCGACGTCGTCCTCCCGCAGGCAGCAGTGGAGACCCCGAACATTGCCGTCGCCGGAAGCGAAGCCGCAACCGCGGTGACGGCTTTCGCCGTCGTCGCAGTGGCGGCCGCCCTGGCTGCCTCGATCGCCGGCAAGATCGCCCGGTGGGTCATCTCGGGAGTGCTCGTGGTGGCCGGCTTCGGCGTGGCCTATGCCAGCGCCGCAGTCATCCAGGATCCGCAGCAGGGTGCCGCCGGGGCGGTGGGCAAGGCAGTCGGTGTCAGCGGTGCAGCCGGGGCAGACGTAACGCTCACGGTCATGCCGTACCTGGCTGTAGCAGCCGGAGGGCTGATTGTGCTCGCCGGCATCTGGCTGGCAATCGCCTCCAGGTCCTGGGCAGCGTCCCGGAAGTATGCCGCGCAGCCCGCCACGGGCGCAGCTTCCAAGGGCGAATCCACGCAGCCGCCGATCGATGAAATCGACAGCTGGGACCGCCTGACCAAGGGCGAAGACCCCACGAATTACCGGTAG
- a CDS encoding TIGR03085 family metal-binding protein → MQFVEPSREVLAETLLAAGPHAPTLCEGWETRHLAAHLYLREHRPASALGFFVKPFAARTAKAMDALVAKASTSEGYAKLVKSFRSGPPLLSPMQIKSVDNSANLVEYFVHTEDIRRAGDRWAPRALDAEYSEALWSELLKRAALLYRGVDVGIVLVRPDGPRHVAKRAAVSVAIVGEPCELLLHAHGRNQQALVMFEGQPDAVALLESAEIGL, encoded by the coding sequence ATGCAATTCGTAGAACCCTCCCGTGAAGTCCTGGCCGAAACACTGCTCGCGGCCGGTCCCCACGCGCCCACGCTCTGCGAGGGGTGGGAGACCCGCCACCTGGCTGCGCACCTTTACCTGCGCGAACACCGTCCGGCCTCCGCCCTCGGTTTCTTTGTGAAGCCGTTCGCCGCACGGACGGCCAAAGCCATGGACGCGCTGGTCGCCAAGGCCTCCACCTCCGAGGGTTACGCGAAGCTGGTCAAGTCCTTCCGGTCCGGACCTCCGCTGCTCTCCCCCATGCAGATCAAGTCTGTGGACAACTCCGCCAACCTGGTGGAGTACTTCGTGCACACCGAAGACATCCGCCGTGCCGGTGACCGCTGGGCTCCGCGGGCCCTGGATGCCGAATACTCCGAAGCCCTGTGGTCCGAGCTGCTGAAGCGAGCGGCGCTGCTCTACCGCGGCGTCGACGTCGGCATTGTCTTGGTGCGTCCTGACGGACCCCGGCACGTGGCCAAGCGGGCAGCCGTGTCCGTGGCGATCGTCGGCGAGCCCTGCGAGCTGCTCCTGCACGCCCACGGCCGCAACCAGCAGGCCCTGGTCATGTTCGAAGGCCAGCCCGACGCCGTCGCGCTGCTTGAGAGCGCCGAGATCGGGCTGTAA
- the trpA gene encoding tryptophan synthase subunit alpha, which produces MSVSTASKSAAAIDRARADGRAALVGYLPAGFPSVQDTIAAGIELARNGADLIEIGIPYSDPVMDGSVIQAATSQALEAGFRVQQVFDVVAGITAETDAAVLVMTYWNPVMRLGVDEFSRRLAEAGGAGLITPDLIPDEASEWLAASDKYGLDRVFLVAPSSTTERMKSTVQASRGFVYAVSIMGVTGTRSQVSDAAEGVVSAARAAGAERVCVGLGVSTAEHVREIGSYADGVIVGTALVAALRDGGPAAVGALTSELSSGTRKS; this is translated from the coding sequence GTGAGCGTCTCGACCGCAAGCAAGTCCGCCGCCGCAATCGACAGGGCACGGGCTGACGGCCGTGCCGCGCTGGTCGGGTACCTGCCCGCAGGATTCCCCTCCGTGCAGGACACCATCGCCGCCGGCATCGAGCTGGCCCGGAACGGTGCGGACCTGATCGAAATCGGCATCCCGTACTCGGACCCCGTCATGGACGGATCCGTTATCCAGGCCGCCACCAGCCAGGCCCTCGAAGCCGGCTTCCGCGTGCAGCAGGTGTTCGACGTCGTTGCCGGCATCACCGCCGAGACCGATGCGGCCGTGCTGGTCATGACCTACTGGAACCCCGTGATGCGCCTGGGTGTGGACGAATTCTCCCGCCGCCTTGCCGAAGCCGGGGGAGCGGGCCTGATTACCCCGGACCTCATCCCGGATGAAGCCTCCGAATGGCTGGCTGCCTCGGATAAGTACGGGCTGGACAGGGTCTTCCTGGTCGCGCCGTCCTCCACCACCGAACGCATGAAGTCCACGGTGCAGGCCAGCCGCGGCTTCGTCTACGCCGTCTCCATCATGGGTGTCACCGGCACCCGCAGCCAGGTCTCCGACGCCGCCGAGGGCGTGGTGAGCGCGGCACGCGCCGCCGGCGCGGAACGTGTGTGCGTCGGACTGGGTGTGTCCACCGCTGAGCATGTACGCGAAATCGGCTCCTACGCCGACGGCGTGATCGTGGGCACCGCGCTGGTGGCCGCCCTGCGCGACGGGGGCCCGGCCGCCGTCGGCGCCCTGACCAGCGAACTGAGTTCCGGAACCCGAAAGAGCTAA
- the trpC gene encoding indole-3-glycerol phosphate synthase TrpC: MSVLDDIIAGVREDMAQRQRELPLEKVQERAAQAAPALDAFDALGGNDNPRGTLRVISEVKRSSPSKGALAEITDPAALAVRYEDGGAAVISVLTEQRRFNGSLADFDAVREAVRIPLLRKDFTVDEYQIWEARAHGADLVLLIVAALDDEQLRTFLDLTHELGMNALVETHTAEEIERAAAVGARIIGVNVRNLKTLEVDRSVFAALSESIPAGAVVIAESGVRNTADVEHFAANGANAVLVGEALVKHNDPAATIAEFMQAGAAAIAGRLQASER; the protein is encoded by the coding sequence GTGAGCGTTCTCGACGACATCATTGCCGGTGTCCGTGAGGACATGGCCCAGCGTCAGCGGGAGCTGCCGCTGGAAAAGGTGCAGGAGCGCGCCGCCCAGGCCGCTCCTGCCCTTGATGCGTTCGATGCGCTGGGCGGCAACGACAACCCCCGCGGCACCCTCCGGGTGATCTCCGAGGTGAAGCGTTCCAGCCCCTCCAAGGGTGCCCTGGCCGAGATCACCGACCCGGCAGCCCTGGCGGTGCGCTACGAAGACGGCGGAGCTGCCGTGATCAGCGTGCTCACGGAGCAGCGCCGGTTCAACGGATCCCTGGCAGACTTCGACGCCGTCCGGGAAGCAGTGCGGATCCCGCTGCTGCGCAAGGACTTCACCGTCGATGAATACCAGATCTGGGAAGCCCGCGCGCACGGCGCCGACCTGGTGCTGCTGATCGTGGCGGCACTGGATGACGAGCAGCTGCGCACCTTCCTTGACCTGACCCACGAACTGGGCATGAACGCCCTGGTCGAGACGCACACCGCCGAGGAAATCGAGCGCGCCGCAGCCGTGGGCGCCCGGATCATCGGTGTGAACGTGCGGAACCTGAAGACCCTTGAGGTTGACCGTTCAGTCTTCGCCGCACTTTCGGAGTCCATTCCCGCAGGCGCGGTAGTGATCGCCGAATCCGGCGTAAGGAACACCGCTGACGTCGAGCACTTCGCAGCCAACGGCGCCAACGCCGTGCTTGTCGGTGAAGCGCTGGTCAAACACAACGACCCCGCGGCCACCATCGCGGAATTCATGCAGGCAGGAGCCGCGGCCATCGCCGGACGGCTGCAGGCCAGCGAACGCTAG
- the trpB gene encoding tryptophan synthase subunit beta, translated as MTGTPENSTAASTAGPGETVTDEVTDSFLTGADSLRHAAGPYFGEYGGRWMPESLIAALDELTDTFEKAKADPDFTAQIADLNRNYSGRPSLLTEAKRFAEHAGGVRIFLKREDLNHTGSHKINNVLGQALLAKRMGKTRIIAETGAGQHGVASATAAALLGLECVVYMGAEDCRRQALNVARMELLGAKVIPVTNGSQTLKDAINEALRDWVANVSTTHYLLGTAAGAHPFPALVRYFHEVIGEEARAQILEQTGKLPDAVCACVGGGSNAIGIFHGFLDDPSVAIYGFEAGGDGVDTPRHAATITLGRPGVLHGARTYLMQDEDGQTIESHSISAGLDYPGVGPEHAYLADIGRVSYEPITDAEAMDAFKLLCRTEGIIPAIESSHALAGAIKVGQRLAAEAGPEGDPSEKIVMVNLSGRGDKDVATAAEWFNLLDEKSAEAEIGKEGEQL; from the coding sequence ATGACCGGGACCCCCGAGAACAGCACGGCCGCCAGCACGGCAGGCCCAGGCGAGACGGTGACGGACGAGGTGACTGACAGCTTCCTCACCGGAGCTGATTCCCTGCGCCACGCGGCCGGACCCTACTTCGGCGAGTACGGCGGCCGATGGATGCCCGAGTCCCTGATCGCGGCCCTGGACGAGCTGACCGACACGTTCGAGAAGGCCAAGGCCGACCCGGACTTCACCGCCCAGATCGCCGACCTGAACCGCAACTACTCGGGCCGCCCGTCCCTGTTGACCGAGGCCAAGCGGTTCGCCGAGCACGCCGGCGGCGTCCGGATCTTCCTCAAGCGGGAGGACCTGAACCACACCGGTTCCCACAAGATCAACAACGTGCTGGGACAGGCGCTGCTTGCCAAGCGCATGGGCAAGACCCGCATCATCGCCGAAACCGGTGCCGGCCAGCACGGAGTGGCCAGTGCGACTGCTGCCGCCCTGCTCGGACTGGAATGCGTTGTGTACATGGGGGCGGAAGACTGCCGCCGCCAGGCCCTGAACGTTGCCCGCATGGAACTGCTGGGCGCCAAGGTCATTCCCGTGACCAACGGCTCCCAGACCCTGAAGGACGCCATTAACGAAGCACTGCGCGACTGGGTCGCCAACGTTTCCACCACCCATTACCTGCTGGGCACGGCTGCCGGAGCGCACCCGTTCCCCGCACTGGTCCGTTACTTCCACGAGGTGATTGGCGAGGAGGCCAGGGCACAGATCCTGGAGCAGACCGGCAAGCTTCCCGACGCCGTCTGCGCCTGTGTGGGCGGGGGATCCAACGCGATCGGCATCTTCCACGGTTTCCTCGACGACCCGTCGGTAGCGATTTACGGCTTCGAAGCCGGCGGCGACGGCGTCGACACGCCGCGGCACGCCGCGACCATCACCCTGGGCCGTCCGGGCGTGCTGCACGGCGCCCGCACGTACCTGATGCAGGACGAAGACGGCCAGACGATCGAGTCGCACTCCATCTCCGCTGGCCTGGACTACCCCGGCGTCGGCCCCGAACACGCCTACCTGGCGGACATCGGACGGGTTTCCTACGAACCCATCACCGACGCCGAGGCCATGGACGCCTTCAAGCTGCTCTGCCGGACCGAAGGCATCATCCCTGCCATCGAGTCCAGCCATGCCCTGGCCGGTGCCATCAAGGTGGGCCAGCGCCTGGCTGCCGAAGCCGGTCCGGAAGGAGATCCGTCCGAAAAGATCGTGATGGTCAACCTCTCCGGCCGCGGCGACAAGGACGTAGCGACCGCCGCTGAATGGTTTAACCTGCTGGACGAGAAGTCAGCTGAAGCCGAGATCGGCAAAGAAGGAGAACAGCTGTGA
- the hisI gene encoding phosphoribosyl-AMP cyclohydrolase: MASDPTPQTIPASNLDPGIAATLKRDDAGLVAAVIQQHDTGEVLMLGWMDDEALHRTLTTGRVTFWSRSREEYWRKGDTSGHVQYVKSVAMDCDGDALLVRVDQIGAACHTGTRTCFEGRVLPVSA; this comes from the coding sequence ATGGCAAGCGACCCAACCCCTCAGACCATTCCGGCCTCCAACCTGGACCCCGGAATCGCGGCGACCCTTAAGCGTGACGACGCCGGACTGGTGGCAGCAGTGATCCAGCAGCACGATACCGGCGAGGTACTTATGCTTGGCTGGATGGATGACGAAGCACTCCACCGCACTTTGACCACCGGACGGGTGACGTTCTGGTCCCGCTCCCGGGAGGAATACTGGCGCAAGGGCGACACGTCCGGCCACGTCCAATACGTCAAATCCGTAGCGATGGACTGCGACGGCGATGCGCTGCTGGTCCGCGTGGACCAAATCGGCGCCGCCTGCCATACCGGCACCCGGACCTGCTTCGAGGGCCGCGTACTGCCCGTGTCCGCGTAG
- the hisF gene encoding imidazole glycerol phosphate synthase subunit HisF: MSVAIRVIPCLDVDAGRVVKGINFEGLRDAGDPVELAHRYDRAGADELTFLDVTASSGARETVFDVVSRTAEEVFIPLTVGGGVRTVEDVDRLLRYGADKASINSAAVARPDVIDEITRHFGSQVLVLSVDARRTHDGSTPSGFEITTHGGRKGTGIDAVAWAKEAADRGVGEILLNSIDADGTRDGFDLEMIRAVRAAVNVPLIASGGAGVPEHFPPAIAAGADAVLAASIFHFGPDNAIADVKKAISDAGYPVR, encoded by the coding sequence ATGAGCGTTGCCATCCGTGTCATTCCCTGCCTCGACGTCGACGCCGGCCGCGTGGTCAAAGGCATCAACTTCGAAGGCCTGCGCGACGCCGGTGACCCGGTGGAGCTGGCCCACCGCTACGACCGCGCCGGCGCCGACGAACTCACGTTCCTCGACGTCACTGCGTCCTCCGGGGCGCGGGAAACCGTGTTCGACGTCGTCTCCCGCACCGCCGAGGAAGTCTTCATTCCGCTGACCGTGGGCGGCGGTGTCCGCACCGTTGAGGACGTGGACCGGCTGCTGCGCTACGGCGCGGACAAGGCCTCCATCAACTCCGCAGCGGTCGCACGCCCGGACGTTATTGACGAGATCACCCGGCACTTCGGTTCCCAGGTGCTGGTGCTCTCCGTGGACGCACGCCGCACGCACGACGGTTCAACGCCGTCGGGCTTCGAAATCACCACCCACGGCGGCCGCAAGGGCACCGGAATCGACGCCGTCGCCTGGGCGAAGGAAGCAGCTGATCGCGGGGTGGGGGAGATCCTGCTCAACTCGATCGACGCCGACGGCACCCGTGACGGGTTCGACCTGGAAATGATCCGCGCCGTCCGCGCTGCCGTGAACGTGCCGTTGATCGCCTCCGGTGGCGCCGGTGTTCCGGAGCATTTCCCGCCGGCTATCGCTGCCGGTGCGGATGCTGTCCTCGCCGCATCGATCTTCCACTTCGGACCGGACAACGCCATAGCGGACGTCAAGAAGGCCATCTCCGACGCAGGCTACCCCGTCCGGTAA
- a CDS encoding serine hydrolase domain-containing protein, producing the protein MGRNCVFARSVRLAAASVAAALLVVSCSPPDAARDSVTSPFSSPSPGVSAQDELPDKMQSALQDQLAQVMQRYGVPGAAAGVWVPGEGTWQAASGTADVAGAVPVSPGMAWPLRSITKSYTVTLLLQLADQGLVDLDDAAGQYVDGVTNGDRITLRQLAAMSSGNADYTGAEFADEYGQDPARIFTLAELNGFVLGEPAQFEPGTQRVYTNANTNLIGAVIEKVTGQPYSEVLSEHVLEPLQLSGTTYLTDAADWGQPHPTGYIAQDGVPEPQVENPSIFAAAGSLFSTLEDTRVWAEALATGALLDADTQEERLAGAPLKTGPPYDQYALGIGETRGWWGHNGEGIGFTSAAFHDPASGATIVAFMNESNVPGAHPADEAFRSFAEVLADYRTG; encoded by the coding sequence ATGGGCAGGAACTGCGTCTTTGCTCGTTCCGTGCGGCTGGCGGCCGCGTCCGTGGCCGCCGCGCTGCTGGTTGTTTCCTGTTCGCCGCCTGACGCTGCCCGGGACTCAGTGACCTCTCCCTTCTCCTCCCCGTCCCCTGGAGTTTCGGCGCAGGACGAATTGCCGGACAAAATGCAGAGCGCGCTGCAGGACCAACTTGCCCAGGTCATGCAGCGTTACGGCGTGCCGGGTGCGGCTGCCGGAGTCTGGGTCCCGGGTGAGGGAACTTGGCAGGCGGCTTCCGGAACAGCCGACGTCGCCGGCGCGGTGCCAGTCTCCCCCGGCATGGCGTGGCCGCTGCGCAGCATCACCAAGTCCTACACCGTGACCCTGCTGCTCCAGCTCGCCGACCAGGGACTGGTGGACCTCGACGACGCCGCCGGCCAGTACGTGGACGGAGTGACCAACGGTGACCGGATTACCCTGCGGCAGCTCGCGGCGATGTCCAGCGGTAATGCCGACTACACGGGGGCAGAATTTGCTGATGAATATGGGCAGGACCCGGCACGGATATTCACCCTGGCGGAGCTGAACGGCTTTGTGCTCGGTGAGCCGGCGCAGTTCGAACCCGGCACGCAGCGTGTCTACACCAATGCCAATACCAACCTGATTGGCGCCGTGATCGAGAAGGTCACCGGCCAGCCTTACAGCGAAGTGCTCAGCGAACACGTCCTCGAGCCCCTGCAGCTCAGCGGCACCACCTACCTCACGGACGCCGCGGACTGGGGGCAGCCTCATCCCACCGGTTACATCGCACAGGACGGCGTGCCGGAACCACAGGTGGAGAACCCGTCCATCTTCGCCGCAGCCGGGTCGCTGTTCTCCACGCTCGAGGACACCCGGGTGTGGGCGGAGGCCCTGGCCACCGGTGCCCTGCTGGACGCGGATACCCAGGAGGAACGCCTGGCAGGCGCGCCGCTAAAGACCGGTCCGCCCTACGACCAGTACGCCCTCGGCATCGGTGAGACACGCGGCTGGTGGGGACACAACGGCGAAGGCATCGGCTTCACCTCCGCCGCGTTCCACGATCCGGCCAGCGGCGCAACGATTGTGGCGTTCATGAACGAATCGAACGTGCCCGGCGCTCACCCGGCCGATGAAGCGTTCCGGTCTTTCGCGGAGGTTCTGGCTGATTACCGGACGGGGTAG